The following are from one region of the Roseobacter fucihabitans genome:
- a CDS encoding DUF1289 domain-containing protein translates to MTDDIWRRDEVESPCIKVCVIHPDARLCTGCLRSMDEITAWSRMSPDARRAIMDELPLRTGQITKRRGGRAARITR, encoded by the coding sequence ATGACCGACGATATTTGGCGACGTGACGAGGTCGAAAGCCCCTGCATCAAAGTCTGTGTCATCCACCCGGATGCGCGCCTGTGCACGGGGTGTCTGCGTTCCATGGACGAAATAACGGCCTGGTCGCGCATGTCACCCGACGCCCGCCGTGCCATCATGGACGAATTGCCACTCAGAACCGGGCAGATCACCAAGCGCCGGGGCGGTCGCGCCGCACGCATCACGCGTTAG
- the ccmI gene encoding c-type cytochrome biogenesis protein CcmI — MTLFWITAGVLALCVTLLLALGLRAPRLGTVEPAAAYDLRVYRDQLREIDKDLARGVVDEADAERIRAEVSRRILTADANLQADQITLDATRGAAKLVAAAIALVLIGGSFGLYLQLGAPGYGDLALADRIEMADTARTERPSQATAEASLPPHQMPSDASPDYVALVAQLRETVAARPDDLQGNILLAQNEANMGNFAAAARAQSQVLRIKGADAGPADFLDYADMLVLAAGGYVSPEAETALRRTLSFDQANGAARYYMGLMMAQTGRPDTAFRMWDALLREGPESAPWIPPILTQIEEMAFRAGVTYQIPQIGAGRGPNAADIEAAGDMSPAERMEMIQSMVGGLSERLATEGGTVDEWAQLIGALGVLGRTGQARAVYENAIEVFADDTRALDHLLRAGQRAQVAE; from the coding sequence ATGACGTTATTCTGGATCACGGCTGGCGTACTTGCCTTATGTGTTACTCTTTTGCTGGCTCTGGGGTTGCGGGCGCCGCGCCTTGGAACTGTGGAGCCGGCAGCGGCCTATGATTTGCGTGTGTACCGCGATCAGCTGCGCGAGATCGACAAGGATCTGGCGCGCGGGGTCGTCGATGAGGCCGACGCAGAACGTATCCGCGCCGAAGTGTCCCGCCGCATTCTGACTGCTGACGCCAACCTTCAGGCCGACCAGATCACACTGGATGCAACAAGAGGCGCGGCAAAACTGGTCGCCGCGGCAATTGCGCTGGTACTTATCGGCGGCAGCTTTGGGTTGTACCTGCAATTGGGCGCGCCGGGTTACGGGGATCTGGCGCTGGCAGACCGGATTGAAATGGCCGATACCGCGCGCACCGAACGTCCCAGCCAGGCAACCGCCGAAGCCTCCCTGCCCCCGCATCAGATGCCAAGTGATGCAAGCCCGGATTATGTCGCATTGGTCGCGCAATTACGTGAAACGGTTGCCGCGCGTCCCGATGATCTGCAAGGGAATATCCTGCTGGCGCAGAATGAAGCAAATATGGGTAATTTCGCAGCGGCAGCGCGGGCCCAGAGCCAGGTATTGCGGATCAAGGGCGCGGATGCCGGTCCTGCGGATTTCCTCGATTACGCTGATATGTTGGTGCTGGCGGCGGGGGGGTATGTCTCGCCTGAGGCTGAAACCGCGCTGCGCCGCACGTTGAGTTTTGATCAGGCAAACGGCGCTGCGCGCTACTACATGGGGTTGATGATGGCCCAGACCGGGCGTCCTGATACGGCGTTTCGGATGTGGGATGCCTTACTGCGCGAAGGCCCCGAAAGCGCGCCCTGGATCCCTCCCATTCTGACGCAGATCGAAGAAATGGCGTTTCGCGCAGGCGTCACCTATCAAATCCCGCAAATCGGTGCGGGTCGCGGACCAAATGCCGCCGATATTGAAGCCGCCGGTGACATGAGCCCTGCCGAGCGGATGGAGATGATCCAGAGCATGGTCGGCGGCCTGTCCGAACGGCTCGCGACCGAGGGTGGCACAGTCGATGAATGGGCCCAGCTCATTGGCGCTTTGGGCGTGCTCGGACGCACCGGACAGGCGCGCGCGGTCTATGAAAACGCCATCGAGGTCTTTGCCGATGACACCCGTGCGCTGGATCATCTGTTGCGTGCCGGCCAACGCGCCCAGGTGGCGGAGTGA
- the ruvX gene encoding Holliday junction resolvase RuvX: MIFEDVGAFADALPALQGIAGLDLGTVTIGVAVSDTFLSVATPLETVKRRKFTLDAARLAEIVSQRRIGGLVLGLPRNMDGSEGPRCQSTRAFARNLSRAPGLDIPLTFWDERLSTVAAERALLEADTSRKRRAEVIDHVAAGYILQGVLDRMRIIRDKAEG; this comes from the coding sequence GTGATCTTTGAGGATGTCGGAGCATTCGCGGACGCCCTGCCCGCGCTGCAAGGTATCGCAGGTCTTGATCTTGGCACGGTGACGATTGGCGTCGCGGTATCGGACACGTTCCTATCCGTTGCCACACCGCTCGAAACCGTAAAGCGGCGCAAATTCACGCTGGACGCGGCGCGACTGGCGGAAATCGTATCGCAACGTCGCATCGGCGGGCTGGTTCTGGGATTGCCGCGCAACATGGATGGCTCGGAAGGGCCGCGCTGCCAGTCCACGCGGGCCTTTGCGCGCAACCTGTCCCGCGCGCCGGGTCTGGACATCCCGCTGACGTTCTGGGACGAGCGGCTTTCGACGGTTGCCGCTGAACGCGCCCTGCTGGAGGCGGATACGTCGCGAAAACGTCGCGCCGAGGTCATTGATCACGTCGCCGCCGGGTATATCTTGCAAGGGGTGCTGGACCGCATGCGTATTATTCGTGACAAAGCCGAGGGGTAA
- a CDS encoding DUF3095 domain-containing protein, with protein MAEAEFYDRLVRTTSFDALCDLASFTPMPETWVVGVCDVVNSTTEVANGRYKTVNMVGAAVISAQINAIGNRPFPFVFGGDGASFAIPPEHADAAEQALRAVQRWALDEFDIGLRAGLVPVHDIRAAGMDIGVARFQASAGADYAMFNGGGVSWAEAALKSGVFGFEPAPRGTVPDLTGLSCRWSPTASQNGTILSLLVQPARGAADARFNAVAAEIITLSANLARGGHPVPDAGPGTQWPPPGVTLEAHARKGKGSLGASRRKILLETLIAWVLFRTGWTIGGFSAGHYARVTGRNSDFRKYDDGLKMTLDCDSTTLAEIKTILVRAQEDGIVQYGLFEQKEAMMTCIVPSVMRDDHIHFVDGAAGGYTQAAKMIKARN; from the coding sequence GTGGCAGAGGCTGAGTTTTACGACAGGCTGGTGCGGACCACATCCTTTGACGCGCTATGCGATCTGGCCAGTTTCACCCCGATGCCTGAAACATGGGTCGTTGGCGTGTGTGACGTGGTCAATTCCACAACCGAGGTTGCAAACGGGCGCTACAAGACGGTCAATATGGTTGGCGCGGCGGTGATTTCGGCGCAGATCAATGCAATTGGGAACCGGCCCTTTCCCTTTGTATTTGGCGGGGATGGGGCGAGTTTTGCGATCCCGCCAGAGCATGCGGATGCCGCCGAACAGGCTTTGCGCGCCGTGCAACGCTGGGCCTTGGATGAATTTGACATCGGCTTGCGTGCGGGGTTGGTGCCTGTCCATGACATTCGCGCGGCGGGGATGGATATTGGTGTCGCGCGGTTTCAGGCCTCTGCGGGGGCGGATTATGCGATGTTCAACGGGGGCGGGGTATCCTGGGCGGAGGCGGCGCTGAAATCAGGCGTGTTCGGGTTTGAGCCGGCACCGCGCGGCACGGTGCCGGATTTGACCGGTCTGTCGTGCAGATGGTCGCCCACCGCTTCGCAAAACGGCACCATCCTCTCCCTGCTTGTGCAACCGGCGAGGGGGGCGGCAGATGCACGTTTCAATGCGGTGGCGGCGGAGATCATAACGCTGAGCGCGAACCTCGCGCGGGGCGGGCATCCGGTCCCGGACGCCGGTCCGGGGACGCAATGGCCACCGCCGGGTGTGACGCTGGAGGCCCATGCGCGCAAGGGCAAAGGCTCGCTTGGTGCATCTCGGCGCAAAATCCTGCTGGAAACTCTGATCGCTTGGGTACTTTTTCGAACGGGATGGACAATCGGGGGGTTCAGCGCAGGTCACTATGCCCGTGTCACCGGGCGCAATTCGGATTTCCGCAAATATGATGACGGTCTGAAAATGACGCTGGATTGCGATTCGACCACATTGGCCGAGATCAAAACCATTTTGGTGCGCGCGCAGGAGGACGGGATCGTGCAATATGGTCTGTTCGAGCAGAAAGAAGCCATGATGACCTGTATCGTGCCGTCAGTGATGCGGGATGATCATATTCATTTCGTCGACGGCGCGGCGGGGGGCTATACGCAGGCCGCCAAGATGATCAAGGCGCGCAACTGA
- a CDS encoding LysR family transcriptional regulator, translating to MHIEFRHLRTIQAIHEAGGLARAADQLHITQSALSHQIKGLEDQAGVELFVRRSKPLKLSPAGMRLLKLAHQILPQVQALQDEFTGLRAGSTGRMHIAIECHACFEWLFPVLEQFRKSWGDVDVDIRPGLAFDALPALLKEEVDLVVSSDPEVLPGIEFVELFDYAPVFVAASTHPLVKKPFVDAVDFRDQTLITYPVERTRLDVFSQLLIPAKVEPVAIRQVELTAVILLLVASNRGVSVLPDWVVREVKYSSDYITRPLTALGITRRLYAAVRKDDLGKPFMQQLLKLAGEEARKLQSQ from the coding sequence ATGCATATTGAGTTCCGCCACCTGCGCACCATTCAGGCCATTCACGAGGCCGGTGGGTTGGCGCGGGCCGCCGATCAGCTGCACATCACCCAGTCGGCTCTGAGCCATCAGATCAAGGGGTTGGAGGATCAGGCCGGAGTGGAACTCTTCGTGCGCCGCTCCAAACCGCTCAAGCTTTCTCCGGCGGGGATGCGCCTGTTGAAGCTTGCGCATCAGATCCTGCCGCAGGTGCAGGCGTTGCAGGATGAATTCACCGGGCTGCGTGCGGGCAGCACGGGGCGGATGCATATCGCCATTGAATGTCATGCCTGTTTTGAATGGTTGTTTCCGGTGCTGGAGCAGTTTCGCAAAAGCTGGGGCGACGTCGATGTCGATATCCGTCCGGGGCTGGCCTTTGACGCGCTGCCTGCCTTGCTCAAGGAGGAGGTCGATCTTGTGGTCTCCTCTGATCCGGAGGTGCTTCCAGGTATCGAATTTGTAGAACTCTTTGATTACGCGCCTGTTTTTGTGGCCGCCAGTACCCATCCGCTGGTCAAGAAGCCCTTCGTTGACGCGGTGGATTTCCGCGATCAAACGCTGATTACTTATCCGGTGGAGCGCACCCGTCTGGATGTGTTCAGCCAGTTGTTGATCCCGGCCAAGGTCGAGCCCGTCGCGATCCGGCAGGTTGAATTGACGGCGGTGATCCTGCTTCTGGTGGCCTCGAACAGGGGGGTATCGGTGCTGCCGGATTGGGTGGTGCGCGAGGTGAAATACTCCTCCGACTACATTACCCGGCCCCTGACCGCACTGGGCATTACCCGACGTCTTTATGCGGCCGTGCGCAAAGATGATCTTGGAAAACCCTTCATGCAGCAATTGTTGAAACTGGCCGGGGAAGAAGCCCGCAAGTTGCAATCCCAATAG
- the metF gene encoding methylenetetrahydrofolate reductase [NAD(P)H], with protein MPTPSVSFEVFPPRSIDASFKLWETAQALAPLEPRFFSVTYGAGGSTRDLTHDAAYTLHKSSGLPVAAHLTCVGATKAETMAMAQRFAKAGVTDIVALRGDAPEGQDRFTPHPDGFADSCELIEALAQSGQFTLRVGAYPEKHPEAASQKANIDWLKAKLDAGADEAITQFFFEAETFLRFRDACAKAGITAPITPGVLPIVNWTNARKFALRCGTSIPAWLDQAFEAALRDDRHDLLATAVCTELCSELLDEGVDALHFYTLNRPDMTREICHALGVTQAVTGIRDVA; from the coding sequence ATGCCAACGCCTTCCGTCTCTTTTGAAGTCTTCCCTCCCCGCTCGATTGATGCGTCCTTCAAGCTTTGGGAGACCGCGCAGGCGCTGGCCCCTCTGGAACCGCGGTTCTTCTCCGTGACCTACGGTGCCGGGGGCAGCACACGCGATCTGACGCATGACGCCGCGTATACGTTGCATAAATCTTCCGGTTTGCCGGTGGCCGCGCATCTGACCTGTGTTGGCGCGACAAAGGCCGAAACCATGGCCATGGCGCAACGGTTCGCCAAGGCCGGTGTGACCGATATCGTCGCGCTGCGTGGTGACGCGCCGGAGGGCCAGGACCGCTTTACGCCCCACCCCGACGGGTTCGCCGATTCCTGTGAGTTGATCGAAGCCCTGGCGCAATCGGGGCAATTCACCCTGCGCGTCGGAGCCTATCCCGAAAAACACCCGGAAGCGGCCAGCCAGAAAGCGAATATCGACTGGCTCAAGGCAAAACTCGACGCGGGCGCGGATGAGGCGATCACGCAATTCTTCTTTGAAGCCGAAACCTTTTTGCGCTTCCGGGATGCATGCGCCAAGGCCGGGATCACCGCCCCGATCACCCCGGGCGTCTTGCCGATCGTAAATTGGACGAATGCGCGCAAATTCGCCCTACGCTGCGGAACTTCGATACCCGCATGGCTTGACCAGGCATTCGAGGCGGCTCTGCGCGATGATCGTCACGACCTGTTGGCGACGGCAGTATGCACCGAATTATGCTCCGAGCTGTTAGATGAAGGCGTGGATGCGCTGCATTTCTACACGCTGAACCGCCCCGACATGACCCGCGAGATTTGCCATGCACTGGGTGTCACACAGGCCGTCACAGGCATCAGAGATGTCGCTTAA
- a CDS encoding xanthine dehydrogenase family protein molybdopterin-binding subunit, with the protein MDKFGKSQSVKRVEDVRFLTGGGRYVDDIAPAGALRAFVFRAPVAHAVITTLDVRDARQADGVHAVLTVADLEAAGMDINMFGATVKNLDGTQGASPDRPLLAKGKMRFVGEPVAFIVADTLEQARDAAELIELDYDDLPAKMDMAVGGAPVHEDVPDNRAFDWGMGDQAATDAAFKAAARTVSLEVGDNRILVSSLEPRGCFAQWHGDRVHVSLGGQGVWAHKEAISKALAIDPEDVRVSNPDVGGGFGMKGFPYPEYPLAAHAARVTGRPVRWMSDRTEAMLTDNAGRDLTSLAEFAFDETNKITAYRVHTRCNLGAYNSHFGQVIQSQLFSRVLMGVYDVQNTWLHVEGFYTNTTYVDAYRGAGRPEAIYLLERLMDRAARELGVDPIELRRRNFIKPEQFPYQTSTGETYDVGDFDKLLSRALEEADMAGFAARKNADASKGLLRGFGLCYYIESILGDPSEGAKVEFNEDGTVTIYVGTQSTGQGHETVYAAFLSDQTGIPADMITVVQGDSDRIAQGGGTGGSRSVTVQNNATLATVSEMTEKFTAFLADEMGVPASEISFDDECFRAEGSNLTPSMLEVADMARAKGRDDLLVHEARATLPARSFPNGCHISEVVIDPETGVVRVDRYTVVDDFGNLINPMLAEGQVHGGVVQGIGQALTEHVVFDGDGQLLTASFMDYALPRADDVPIISFNSEPVPSTANIMGMKGCGEAGTVGALAAVANAVQDALWERGVRQADMPFTPHKVWELLNGEVLAAE; encoded by the coding sequence ATGGATAAGTTCGGCAAATCACAATCGGTCAAGCGGGTCGAGGATGTACGGTTTTTGACCGGGGGCGGGCGTTATGTGGATGACATTGCCCCCGCAGGCGCTCTGCGGGCTTTCGTCTTCCGCGCACCGGTTGCACATGCCGTGATCACCACACTGGATGTCAGGGATGCGCGGCAAGCGGATGGCGTGCACGCGGTTTTGACGGTGGCGGATCTGGAAGCGGCGGGCATGGACATCAACATGTTCGGGGCGACGGTCAAGAACCTCGATGGGACGCAGGGTGCCAGTCCGGACAGGCCGTTGCTCGCCAAGGGCAAGATGCGCTTTGTGGGCGAGCCGGTGGCTTTCATCGTGGCCGATACGCTGGAGCAGGCGCGCGATGCGGCGGAACTGATCGAGCTGGATTACGATGATTTGCCCGCGAAAATGGATATGGCCGTTGGCGGCGCACCGGTGCATGAGGATGTGCCGGATAACCGCGCGTTTGACTGGGGCATGGGCGATCAGGCGGCCACGGATGCGGCGTTCAAGGCGGCCGCGCGCACGGTTAGCCTTGAAGTCGGTGATAATCGCATTCTCGTAAGCTCGCTCGAACCGCGTGGGTGTTTTGCCCAATGGCACGGCGACCGGGTGCATGTGTCCTTGGGCGGGCAGGGCGTCTGGGCGCATAAGGAAGCGATTTCCAAGGCGCTGGCGATTGACCCCGAAGATGTGCGAGTGAGCAATCCGGATGTGGGGGGTGGTTTTGGGATGAAGGGTTTTCCCTATCCGGAATACCCGCTGGCCGCACATGCGGCGCGCGTGACGGGGCGTCCCGTGCGTTGGATGTCAGACCGTACCGAGGCGATGTTGACGGATAACGCCGGGCGCGATCTGACCTCGCTGGCGGAATTTGCCTTTGACGAGACCAATAAGATCACCGCCTACCGTGTGCACACACGTTGCAATCTTGGGGCCTACAACAGCCATTTCGGCCAGGTCATTCAGAGCCAGCTTTTCAGCCGCGTTCTGATGGGGGTTTATGACGTGCAAAACACCTGGCTGCACGTCGAAGGGTTTTATACCAACACCACCTATGTCGATGCCTATCGCGGCGCGGGGCGCCCCGAGGCGATTTATCTGCTGGAACGCCTGATGGATAGGGCCGCGCGTGAATTGGGCGTTGATCCGATTGAGTTGCGCCGTCGCAATTTCATCAAACCGGAACAGTTCCCCTATCAGACCTCGACGGGGGAGACATATGACGTTGGCGATTTTGATAAACTGCTGAGCCGGGCCCTGGAGGAGGCCGATATGGCGGGGTTCGCCGCGCGTAAAAACGCCGACGCCAGCAAGGGTCTTCTGCGCGGATTTGGGCTCTGTTACTATATTGAAAGTATTTTGGGTGATCCTTCGGAAGGTGCGAAGGTTGAATTTAATGAGGATGGTACTGTGACGATCTACGTGGGCACACAATCCACAGGGCAGGGGCATGAAACGGTCTATGCCGCGTTTCTGTCGGATCAGACCGGTATCCCCGCGGATATGATCACCGTCGTACAAGGCGACAGTGACCGGATTGCGCAGGGCGGCGGCACCGGCGGATCGCGTTCCGTGACGGTGCAAAACAATGCAACGCTCGCGACCGTTTCCGAGATGACGGAGAAATTCACCGCGTTCCTCGCGGATGAAATGGGTGTCCCGGCATCCGAAATCAGTTTTGATGACGAGTGTTTCCGCGCGGAGGGCTCCAACCTGACACCGAGCATGCTGGAGGTGGCCGATATGGCCCGTGCCAAAGGGCGGGATGATCTGTTGGTGCATGAGGCCCGCGCGACGCTGCCTGCGCGCAGCTTTCCCAATGGGTGCCATATTTCAGAGGTCGTGATTGATCCCGAGACCGGTGTCGTGCGGGTGGATCGTTATACGGTGGTGGATGATTTTGGTAACCTTATCAATCCGATGCTGGCCGAAGGTCAGGTCCACGGCGGGGTGGTGCAGGGTATTGGGCAGGCGCTGACAGAGCATGTTGTTTTTGACGGGGACGGCCAATTGCTCACGGCATCGTTCATGGACTACGCCTTGCCGCGTGCCGATGACGTCCCCATTATCAGTTTTAATTCCGAACCCGTACCTTCCACGGCCAATATCATGGGCATGAAGGGGTGTGGTGAAGCGGGAACGGTTGGCGCATTGGCCGCGGTGGCCAACGCGGTTCAGGACGCACTTTGGGAGCGGGGGGTGCGACAGGCCGATATGCCATTTACCCCGCATAAAGTTTGGGAGCTGTTGAACGGTGAGGTCCTCGCGGCAGAATAA
- a CDS encoding DUF2235 domain-containing protein, whose translation MRSSRQNNKWFGWLHSRFWRRPDRDFGPRRGPVTHVVILDGTMSSLEPGSETNAGRAYQLCREMTGSVSIYYEPGLQWNDWRSALDVMQGRGINRQIRRAYGYLASRYRPGDKIFLMGYSRGAYAVRSLAGVIDLMGLLKADSATERNIRDVYRFYEGDPNSPCARQFAASHCLASVEIEMIGVWDTVKSLGFNAPVLWRLSEKRHSFHNHQLSHNVKSGYHALALNETRVAYKPILWDSPQGFQGHVEQVWFSGTHGDVGGQLGGFEVARPLANIPLVWMLERAQMNGLPLPDGWSCRMQQDPSAPMLGTFRGNGKWFVTRRGRKIMKDPSEVIHDSVALRAAAKPAPRGWAGFGKAV comes from the coding sequence GTGAGGTCCTCGCGGCAGAATAACAAATGGTTCGGGTGGCTGCACAGCAGGTTCTGGCGTCGACCCGATCGTGATTTTGGCCCCCGCCGAGGCCCCGTCACCCATGTTGTTATTCTGGATGGCACCATGTCCTCGCTGGAACCGGGGAGTGAAACCAACGCCGGACGTGCCTATCAATTATGCCGTGAAATGACCGGGTCCGTCTCGATATACTATGAGCCGGGATTGCAATGGAATGACTGGCGCTCCGCCCTTGATGTGATGCAGGGGCGCGGCATCAATCGCCAGATCAGGCGGGCCTATGGGTATCTCGCCTCGCGCTATCGTCCGGGCGACAAGATCTTTCTGATGGGATATTCCCGAGGCGCATACGCGGTGCGCAGTCTTGCCGGGGTGATCGATCTGATGGGGTTGCTCAAGGCCGATAGCGCCACCGAGCGCAACATCCGCGATGTATACCGTTTTTATGAAGGGGATCCAAACAGCCCATGCGCGCGCCAGTTCGCAGCCTCCCATTGCCTCGCGAGCGTGGAAATCGAAATGATCGGCGTCTGGGATACGGTGAAATCTCTGGGTTTCAACGCGCCGGTGCTCTGGCGGTTGAGCGAAAAGCGGCACTCCTTTCACAACCACCAGCTTAGTCACAATGTGAAATCAGGCTATCATGCCTTGGCGCTGAATGAGACGCGCGTGGCCTATAAGCCGATTTTGTGGGACTCGCCGCAAGGGTTTCAGGGGCATGTGGAGCAAGTCTGGTTTTCCGGCACCCATGGCGATGTGGGGGGGCAATTGGGCGGCTTTGAGGTGGCGAGACCGCTGGCCAATATTCCGCTGGTCTGGATGCTGGAAAGGGCGCAGATGAACGGGCTTCCACTGCCGGATGGATGGTCCTGCCGGATGCAACAAGATCCGAGTGCGCCGATGCTCGGCACCTTTCGCGGCAATGGCAAGTGGTTCGTGACCCGCCGGGGCCGCAAGATCATGAAAGACCCCTCCGAGGTCATCCACGATAGCGTGGCCTTGCGCGCCGCAGCAAAGCCCGCGCCGCGAGGCTGGGCCGGTTTCGGCAAGGCGGTTTAA